Genomic DNA from Bacilli bacterium:
CCAAATCGTCCATCTTAACCTGCAACGTCACAAGCTTTTTCAGCCCGTTAAAAATTTCCCCGGTAAAAAACGCCATCGACTTGCCGGCTTCGCTGATCGTTTCGGCCAACGTGGCGCGGCGCGATTGAAAGCTGATATTCACGCCGGCGAGCACTTGCCCGTCCATCAGGCGCGGCGTCACTTCCACCGTTTGCGTTTGCCCGCCGCGGCGGATTTGCCAAATCATGGCCTGATTCGCGGATTGCGCAATCAACCCGGTAAATTTTTCATAATCGGCGCCGATCGTTTCATGGTTGACGGAAAGCACGATGTCGCCGGGTTGCAAGTGCGCCGCTTCCGCGGCCGATCCCTTCATGACGCCGCCGATTTGGATATGTTCCGGTATGCCGGTAAGCAATGTAAACGCGATAAACAACAAAAACGCCAGCACAAAATTCATCATCGGGCCGGCAAAGATGGTCATCGCCCGCTGCCCGACCGTTTTATAAGGAAACTGCCGATCAATCGGCGCGATTTGCGTCTCCATTCCGTTTCCGACGATTTCGGCTTGCGGATGCACCGGAAATGTGCGGGATGCGTCCTGTTCGCCCAACGTGATCGTAAGTTCCCGTTCCAGATCAAGCCGGTCGACGACGCCGATAATGGCGTTTGCCCGCGTGTCGAGGCGGTCCAGATAAATCTTTGTCACTTGTCCGTCTTTAAGCTCAAGCGCCACGCGATGCCCGGGCTGCACCTGGACAACCTCGGGGTCTTCGCCAGCCATCCGGACGAAACCGCCCAAAGGCAGAAGCCGCAGCGTATACCGCGTTTCCCCGCGCTTGAACGAAAACAGTTTCGGACCAAAGCCGATGGCAAATTCCCGCGCCAAAATGTTGGCGCGTTTGGCAAAATAGAAGTGGCCGAATTCGTGTATGCCAACAAGCAGGAAAAATACCAGGACTGTAAGAAAAATCACTTGCGGCGTAAACATGGCAATCCCGCTCCCTTTATATTTCTGCAGCGCAACCTGAATGCAGAACAATTTGTTCTCAATATAGATTACATGATACGCAAGCAAGATACAAGGTTATGACTCGCAACTGATTAACGCGATAAATATTTAATATATAAAAGTGTTATACTTTTGCCGCAACGGTCCGGGCCCAATGGTCCGCCGCCAAAATTTCCGCAAGATCCGGCGCAGGCTTGGCCCTATGCCGCTCCAGCGTCTTTTCGATTACCGCTTCGATATGCAAAAAGCTTATTTCGCCTGCCAAGAAACGTTGCACGGCAACTTCGTTGGCCGCATTGTAGACGGCCGGCATCGTCCCGCCTGTTTTCCCGCAAATATAGGCCATATGCAAACAGGGATAGCGTTTGAAATCGGGCTCGTAAAAATGCAGTGCGCCCAGTTTGGCCAAGTCAAGGCGCTTGACCGATGCGGGGAAGCGATCCGGGTAGGAGAGCGCATACTGGATCGGCAAGCGCATATCGGGAACGCCCAATTGCGCAACGACGCTGGTGTCGGCAAATTCAACCAGCGAGTGGACGATGCTTTCCGGGTGCATGAGCACGTCGATTTGCTCGTATGGAAGAGAAAACAGCCAGTGCGCTTCCATGACTTCCAGGCCCTTATTCGCCATAGTCGCCGAATCGATCGTCACTTTTGCGCCCATCGACCAATTGGGATGGCGCAGCGCGTCCGCAACTTTGGCGTGCTTGAGTTGTTCCCGCGTTTTGTCGCGAAACGCTCCGCCGGATGCGGTCAGGATGATGCGCCTGATACACGAGCGGCGTTCGCCGTTTAAGCATTGAAAGATGGCCGAATGTTCACTGTCGATCGGCAGCAGCATCACCTGATGCCGGGCGGCAAATTCGGTGACAAGATGGCCGGCGCAGACCAACGTCTCTTTATTGGCCAGCCCGATATGCTTGCCTGCGCGGATTGCCGCGAGCGCGGACTCCAAACCAAGGCTGCCGACCAGCGCGGCGATGACGAAATCGGCGTTCGTTCCGGCGGCGACTTCCACCAAGCCCGCGGCGCCGTAATATACTTGCACCGATGGGGAAATCATGGTCCGCAGTTCGTCCGCCGCCCATTTGTCGGCAACCGCCACCTTTTTCGGAGAAAACCGCTTGATTTGTTCAGCGAGAAGGGCAGTATTGCGGCCGGCGGCCAACCCTTCCACGGCAAAGCGTTCCGGATACCGGGAAATAACTTCCAATGCTTGTGTGCCGATCGAGCCGGTGGAACCCAATATCGCGATGCGTTTCGCTGCGTTTCGCATATGAACCTCCACTTGCGCTTCAGATCATATTATAAAAAGCCGATTGCGGATATGGCGTGAACGAGCGGAAAGACGAACAGCCAGCTGTCCACGCGGTCCAGCACGCCGCCGTGTCCGGGTAAAATGGCGCCGGAGTCTTTCACGTTTTGCGCGCGCTTTAGCGCGGATTCGACGAAATCGCCGAATTGGCTGAACAGCGAAATCAATATGCCCAGCGATACGGCATGAGACAAACTCAACAACTGCGGCGCGTAAAGGGAAAAGCCGATCGCCGCGGCGACGGACAGCGCCAGACCGCCCAAGGCGCCTTCAACCGTTTTTTTGGGGCTGATTGCAGGCCACAACAAATGTTTGCCGATCGCCCATCCGGTAAAATAAGCCCCCGAGTCGGTCGCCCAAATGCAAACAAACATTAGCAGCGACCAAAACAGCCCGTCGTCAAGCGCCCGGGTCGCGACCATATAATGAAATCCAAAGCCTATGTAAACAGTGCCGGTAAATATGAGCGACGCGCGGGGCAAATTGACTTTATTTTTCGTCATCACCGGCAAAAGCAAAATCGCGGCAAACGCAAGCCACAACAGTTTTTCCATGGAAACAGGCGGAAGGCCGGAAATTGCCTGCCATGGCACCGTGTACGCAAGCACAATGAGAAATCCGAGCACAGCTTCCGGCGAAGCGGGCTTGAAATCATAAATGCGCAAAAATTCATAAAAGCTAACAAGCGCCATAACGACAAGAAGAGCGGAAAACAAGTTTCCGCCCCAACATAAGAGCGCCAAAAATCCGATTCCAGCCAACATACCGGTCAAAATTCGCTCTTTCAAACTCTACTCCTCCAATAGCGACAGGCTGCAAACTACAATCCGCCAAATCTTCTGCAGCGGCTTTGATAGTCCATGATCGCTTGGTAAAATTCCTGCTCGGTGAATTCCGGCCAATAAACATCCGTAAACCAAAGCTCCGAATAGGCGGCCTGCCACAGCATAAAATTGCTGATGCGCTGTTCTCCGCTGGTACGAATGATCAGATCCGGATCGCTCAATTCATCCGTTTGCAAGTAGTGGTTAATCGTCTCTTCCGTGATATCCGCCGGATCCAGCCGGCCATTCTTCACCGCAATCGCCAAACCTTTCATACTTTCGACCAATTCCCTGCGGCTACCATAGTTCAGAGCAAAATTCAGAATCAGACCGGTATTGTGAGCTGTACGTTTAATCGCCTCTTCGACGGCTGATAACGTGTGCGGGGGCAGTTCTTCTTTCCACCCCATCATCCGGATTTGCACATTTTTCGCGATTAGCTCATCCAGTTCGATTAACAAAAATTCCTGCGGGAGTTTCATCAAAAAATCGACTTCGTCTTTGGGGCGTTTCCAGTTTTCGGTGGAAAAAGCAAACAAAGTAAGCACTTTCACACCCAGATCGTTGGCGGCAATCGTGACTTTCTTGATTGTTTTCATGCCGTTGTGATGACCGGCTATGCGCGGCAGGCCGCGCTTCTGCGCCCATCTTCCGTTGCCGTCCATAATGATGGCGACATGTTGCGGAATGTGATTGCGGTCAATCGCCGCCGGGATGCTGCCATGCTCTTTGGCTTTGCCGAATTTGGTCCAAAATTGTCCCATTCCTTCTCCCCCAATAAGGAACACTTAAGAGCGATGCCATGCTGCTGCTCGCGGAACTTACACTTCCATAATTTCTTTTTCTTTTTGCGCCAACGTTTTATCCACTTCCAATATATATTTGTCGGTTTTCTTCTGGATATCCTCTTGATGCCGGCGCGACTCATCTTCGGATATCGTTGTTTTCTCCAGTTTTTTGATGTCGTCGTTGGCGTCGCGGCGAATGTTGCGGATCGCCACCTTTGCTTCCTCTCCGAGCTTTTTCGTCAATTTGACCAGTTCGGCGCGCCTTTCCGCCGTCAGCATCGGAAGACTGATGCGGATTAAGCTGCCGTCATTGGACGGCGTTAAGCCAAGATCGGATTTGAGGATCGCTTTTTCGATATCGCCCAGGGCGGATTTATCCCACGGTTGAATCGTCAACGTGCGCGGGTCGGGCGTGCCGATTGTCGCCAATTGGTTAATGGGCGTAGGCGTACCGTAGTAATCGACATGGACCCGGTCAAGCAAGGCGGGATTCGCCCGGCCCGCCCGCAAAGATGACAGTTCTTTTTTTAGCGCTTGCAGCGCTTTTTCCATTCGTTCTTCCGCTTGTTTGATGATCGCGTTTGGCATCATTCAACGCTCCCTTTCACCGTAGTGCCGATTTTTTCGCCTAATACGGCGCGCTTGATATTTCCATTATCCGTAATTGAAAATACGATCAACGGAATGTCGTTATCCATGCAAAGCGATGATGCGGTCGAATCCATCACGCCAAGATTTTTATTCAATACATCCATATAAGTGAGCGTCTCAAATTTTTGCGCTTTGGCGTCTTTAAACGGATCGGCGGAATATACGCCGTCAACTTTATTTTTCGCCATCAGGATGACTTCGGCTTCAATTTCCGCGGCGCGCAACGCCGCTGTCGTATCCGTTGAGAAATACGGATTGCCGGTTCCGGCGGCAAAAATGACGACTCTGCCTTTTTCCAGATGGCGAATGGCTCTTCTGCGAATGTACGGTTCGGCGATTTGCTGCATTTCGATAGAAGTTTGCACGCGGGTGGGCACGCCGATTTTTTCCAGGGAATCCTGCAAGGCAAGCGAATTCATCACGGTGGCCAGCATCCCCATGTAGTCCGCGGTCGCCCTGTCCATGCCTTTGGCGCTCCCGGAAATGCCGCGCCAAATGTTGCCTCCGCCAACGACGATGGCAACCTGGACATTTAATGCAACGACAGCCTTCACTTGACCGGCAATCGACGCGATTGTCTCCGCATCGATGCCGTATCCCTTTCCGCCAGACAACGCTTCCCCGCTAAGTTTCAGCACGACACGCCGATATTTGGGTTGTTCCATCCTGTTTTGTCCTCCGATCAAAACGCTTGTAACCGCACCTATGGTGCGTTAAAAAAGAAGGAACACGAATGGTGTTCCGGCAATAGTCGGTTTTTTATGGTCGTTTGGTTTGCGCCATTACTTCTTCCACGAAATTGTCCTGTTTCTTCTCCAGCCCTTCGCCCAATTGGAAGCGGACGAAGCGTCTGATCGTAATATTTTCGCCGATTTGCGCAATTTTCTCGTTCAGCAGATCGGATACTTTCTTGTCCGGGTCTTTGATAAACGGTTGCTCCAGCAAACAGAACTCTTCATAAAATTTGCCCAGACGCCCTTCCACCATCTTCTCGACGATATGCGCAGGTTTTCCTTCTTGCAACGCTTGGGCGCGCAAGATTTCTTTCTCTTTCTCCAGGTCGGCGGCGGCGACTTCTTCCCGGCTAACATAGCGCGGGCTGGATGCGGCAATTTGCATCGCGATATCCTTGACAAAGCTGCGGAACGATTCCGTTATGGCGACAAAATCCGTTTCGCAGTTTACTTCCACAAGAACGCCGATTTTCCCGCCGGCGTGGATGTAA
This window encodes:
- the rseP gene encoding RIP metalloprotease RseP, with protein sequence MFTPQVIFLTVLVFFLLVGIHEFGHFYFAKRANILAREFAIGFGPKLFSFKRGETRYTLRLLPLGGFVRMAGEDPEVVQVQPGHRVALELKDGQVTKIYLDRLDTRANAIIGVVDRLDLERELTITLGEQDASRTFPVHPQAEIVGNGMETQIAPIDRQFPYKTVGQRAMTIFAGPMMNFVLAFLLFIAFTLLTGIPEHIQIGGVMKGSAAEAAHLQPGDIVLSVNHETIGADYEKFTGLIAQSANQAMIWQIRRGGQTQTVEVTPRLMDGQVLAGVNISFQSRRATLAETISEAGKSMAFFTGEIFNGLKKLVTLQVKMDDLGGMVRMAQVTGQIASQGFASLVKWTALLSLYLGIFNLLPFPALDGSRLVFIGLEGLRGKPIDPAKESMVHFIGFAMLMLLMIVVTYNDILRLFKG
- a CDS encoding 1-deoxy-D-xylulose-5-phosphate reductoisomerase, which translates into the protein MRNAAKRIAILGSTGSIGTQALEVISRYPERFAVEGLAAGRNTALLAEQIKRFSPKKVAVADKWAADELRTMISPSVQVYYGAAGLVEVAAGTNADFVIAALVGSLGLESALAAIRAGKHIGLANKETLVCAGHLVTEFAARHQVMLLPIDSEHSAIFQCLNGERRSCIRRIILTASGGAFRDKTREQLKHAKVADALRHPNWSMGAKVTIDSATMANKGLEVMEAHWLFSLPYEQIDVLMHPESIVHSLVEFADTSVVAQLGVPDMRLPIQYALSYPDRFPASVKRLDLAKLGALHFYEPDFKRYPCLHMAYICGKTGGTMPAVYNAANEVAVQRFLAGEISFLHIEAVIEKTLERHRAKPAPDLAEILAADHWARTVAAKV
- a CDS encoding phosphatidate cytidylyltransferase, which encodes MKERILTGMLAGIGFLALLCWGGNLFSALLVVMALVSFYEFLRIYDFKPASPEAVLGFLIVLAYTVPWQAISGLPPVSMEKLLWLAFAAILLLPVMTKNKVNLPRASLIFTGTVYIGFGFHYMVATRALDDGLFWSLLMFVCIWATDSGAYFTGWAIGKHLLWPAISPKKTVEGALGGLALSVAAAIGFSLYAPQLLSLSHAVSLGILISLFSQFGDFVESALKRAQNVKDSGAILPGHGGVLDRVDSWLFVFPLVHAISAIGFL
- a CDS encoding isoprenyl transferase — encoded protein: MGQFWTKFGKAKEHGSIPAAIDRNHIPQHVAIIMDGNGRWAQKRGLPRIAGHHNGMKTIKKVTIAANDLGVKVLTLFAFSTENWKRPKDEVDFLMKLPQEFLLIELDELIAKNVQIRMMGWKEELPPHTLSAVEEAIKRTAHNTGLILNFALNYGSRRELVESMKGLAIAVKNGRLDPADITEETINHYLQTDELSDPDLIIRTSGEQRISNFMLWQAAYSELWFTDVYWPEFTEQEFYQAIMDYQSRCRRFGGL
- the frr gene encoding ribosome recycling factor — encoded protein: MPNAIIKQAEERMEKALQALKKELSSLRAGRANPALLDRVHVDYYGTPTPINQLATIGTPDPRTLTIQPWDKSALGDIEKAILKSDLGLTPSNDGSLIRISLPMLTAERRAELVKLTKKLGEEAKVAIRNIRRDANDDIKKLEKTTISEDESRRHQEDIQKKTDKYILEVDKTLAQKEKEIMEV
- the pyrH gene encoding UMP kinase; this translates as MEQPKYRRVVLKLSGEALSGGKGYGIDAETIASIAGQVKAVVALNVQVAIVVGGGNIWRGISGSAKGMDRATADYMGMLATVMNSLALQDSLEKIGVPTRVQTSIEMQQIAEPYIRRRAIRHLEKGRVVIFAAGTGNPYFSTDTTAALRAAEIEAEVILMAKNKVDGVYSADPFKDAKAQKFETLTYMDVLNKNLGVMDSTASSLCMDNDIPLIVFSITDNGNIKRAVLGEKIGTTVKGSVE
- the tsf gene encoding translation elongation factor Ts; amino-acid sequence: MAVTASMVKELREKTGAGMLDCKNALEEANGDLEKASEILRKKGLSAAAKKAGRIASEGMVESYIHAGGKIGVLVEVNCETDFVAITESFRSFVKDIAMQIAASSPRYVSREEVAAADLEKEKEILRAQALQEGKPAHIVEKMVEGRLGKFYEEFCLLEQPFIKDPDKKVSDLLNEKIAQIGENITIRRFVRFQLGEGLEKKQDNFVEEVMAQTKRP